Proteins from one Hyperolius riggenbachi isolate aHypRig1 chromosome 4, aHypRig1.pri, whole genome shotgun sequence genomic window:
- the LOC137504823 gene encoding uncharacterized protein F54H12.2-like: MAFVHDCSTEYAKSELDIFQIPPTQTSIEKSIYVEIQPIAAIADGTPLEFFISGSGEYYYDLNNTLLHITCRILKADNTLLQDGARVALVNYPIASLFSQLDISLGDRLISTSDNLYTYRAYIETLLNYNAQTLATQFTAGLFYKDTAGHFDDRALDGNNAGFIKRAQFTTRSRSVELVGPIYADVFNQPKLVLNGLDLKIKLTRNKDSFCLMSAEAEAFKVQIQTASLYIKRVQVSPAVRIGHSQALLTANAKYAIDRACLKVYSIPAGTRISNHENLFLGNIPKIVILALVGNEEFSGSYQRNPLRFGHYNVNYACLYLDGQQIPAKPFQPNFQAEAAIREYMSLVHITGKQKADNALSFDRSEYMNGYTLFAFDTTPDQEAGSGHFSLVKTGNLRAELRFSDPTPTTLNMIVYSLNDNVIEINHKREVLYDY; this comes from the coding sequence ATGGCTTTTGTGCACGACTGCTCGACCGAGTATGCCAAATCAGAATTGGATATCTTTCAAATACCACCGACACAAACAAGTATTGAAAAATCTATTTATGTAGAAATACAACCTATCGCCGCAATAGCTGACGGCACTCCCTTGGAATTCTTTATATCCGGAAGCGGCGAATATTATTACGACTTAAATAATACCTTGCTACATATCACCTGCCGAATACTTAAAGCGGACAACACACTCCTGCAAGATGGCGCTCGTGTAGCATTGGTTAATTACCCTATAGCCAGTCTTTTCAGTCAGCTAGATATATCACTCGGCGATCGATTAATATCTACAAGCGATAATCTGTATACCTACAGAGCCTATATAGAAACACTTCTAAACTATAACGCACAGACTTTGGCGACACAGTTTACAGCCGGTTTATTCTACAAGGATACAGCGGGACATTTTGATGACCGTGCGCTGGACGGTAACAATGCAGGCTTCATCAAAAGAGCGCAATTTACAACACGGTCCAGAAGCGTCGAACTAGTGGGTCCAATTTACGCCGATGTCTTTAATCAGCCAAAGCTGGTCCTGAATGGATTAGACCTGAAGATTAAACTCACCAGGAATAAAGACTCTTTTTGCCTTATGAGTGCCGAAGCTGAGGCGTTTAAAGTGCAGATACAAACAGCGTCGTTATATATTAAAAGGGTTCAAGTCTCACCAGCCGTGAGGATCGGTCACAGCCAGGCGCTGTTAACCGCTAACGCAAAGTACGCCATTGACCGGGCGTGTCTCAAAGTATACAGCATACCGGCCGGGACACGAATTTCCAACCATGAAAATCTATTTCTCGGCAATATACCAAAAATCGTGATACTCGCTCTGGTAGGAAATGAAGAATTTTCTGGAAGTTACCAGAGGAATCCGTTGCGGTTCGGTCACTATAATGTAAATTATGCCTGCCTGTATTTAGACGGTCAACAGATACCTGCAAAACCTTTCCAGCCCAACTTTCAGGCAGAAGCCGCCATCCGAGAATACATGTCTTTGGTGCACATCACAGGCAAACAAAAAGCTGACAACGCACTATCGTTTGACAGGTCGGAATACATGAATGGTTACACCCTGTTCGCGTTTGACACAACGCCGGATCAAGAAGCGGGGTCAGGGCATTTTTCTCTAGTAAAAACGGGTAACCTGAGGGCAGAACTACGTTTTTCCGACCCCACCCCAACAACCCTGAACATGATTGTGTACTCTTTAAACGATAACGTTATTGAAATTAACCATAAAAGAGAAGTTCTATATGATTATTAA